The Amycolatopsis sp. 195334CR genome window below encodes:
- a CDS encoding MarR family winged helix-turn-helix transcriptional regulator, translating into MAPLHGDPPSASDAELDVADQLGFQLVRFMRLVNRAKAQVAKQGPDGIERAAYAILFTLIHEGPQRTSKLAESLHSEISTISRQSSSLVQHGLVERTADPEDGRACLLAPTAEGQRVFEENRKSRNQWIAALLADWPEEDRHTLMRLLDRLNVGIEHQQQQVQQQHAEEHAQPKGGTR; encoded by the coding sequence ATGGCACCTCTTCACGGCGATCCACCCTCGGCCAGCGACGCCGAGCTCGACGTCGCCGACCAGCTCGGCTTCCAGCTCGTCCGCTTCATGCGGCTGGTCAACCGCGCCAAGGCGCAGGTCGCCAAGCAGGGACCGGACGGCATCGAACGGGCCGCCTACGCGATCCTGTTCACCCTGATCCACGAGGGCCCGCAGCGCACCAGCAAGCTCGCCGAATCGCTCCACTCGGAGATCTCCACGATCAGCAGGCAGAGCAGTTCGCTGGTGCAGCACGGCCTGGTGGAACGCACCGCCGATCCCGAGGACGGCCGCGCCTGCCTGCTCGCGCCGACCGCCGAGGGCCAGCGGGTCTTCGAGGAGAACCGCAAGTCGCGCAACCAGTGGATCGCCGCACTGCTCGCGGACTGGCCGGAGGAGGACCGGCACACGCTGATGCGCCTGCTCGACCGGCTCAACGTCGGCATCGAGCACCAGCAGCAGCAGGTCCAGCAGCAGCACGCCGAAGAACACGCACAGCCCAAGGGGGGCACCAGATGA